The genome window AGTGGGGACTGGGGCTCCCGGTGCTGCCCAAAAGAGCTTCCAGCTggatgaaggagaaagaaaaatagaattgAGAATAATGAATAaatcaaagctgctgctgcacctccCCCAtcaataacattttaatttgccAACCTGACAAGGCAAGATCTATTGCCAGGCGCACCCGGGAACGGCTTTAGCTGGCACTTTATTAGCGCCGCCGAGCTCTGCGATGCAGCCACCATAAATTACCTCCTACTCTCTGCTGGCAGCGGGGCTGCTTTCTGGGGGGAGGCTCCTGGCAGGAAAGCCGGGCTGGGCATCACTTCGAACACCTCCTGCCTCATGGAAACAGGGTGGGAGTCCTGATCCCCCCACCCCGGCTCTGTAGGCATCGGTCCAGAGTGGCCCTTCCTgctgtaaatcatagaatcatggagtggtttgggttggaagggacctcaaagctcctccagctccaacccctgccacgggcagggaccccttccactggagcagcttgctccaagcccctgtgtccaacctggccttgagcattgccagggatggggcagccacagcttctctgggcaccctgtgccagcgcctcagcaccctcacagggaacagcttctgcctaagagctcagctcagtctctcctcgggcaggttcaagccattccccttggcctgtccctgcaggcccttgtcccaagcccctctccaggttccctgcagcccctttaggcactggagctgctctcaggtctccccttcaggagccttctcttgtccaggctgccccagcccagctctctcagcctggctccagagcagagctgctccagccctcgcagcatctccatggcctcctctggccttgctccagcagctccaggtccctcttgtgctgctgccccagagctggatcaggaccgCAGGGGCGGCTCCGTCAGCGGGGACAGCCTGTGCCCCcgtgtccctgcatccctcacTGTGGTCCAGCTGTGAGAGGATGCTCCGCCTGGGGAAGCCTGTGCAGGGCCATTTATCCACCACTGCAGTTGCATTTTGCTGTTCAAACCCCAGCGCTGCTGCGCGGCGGGAGGGAAACACGAATAAACCCCGCTCGGGAGCAttaagctggaaaaaaagggaagaaaaaaaaccaaaccccaagaACCGCACCGAAGAGCAGCCCGGGGAAGGCCGCCCGGGGGGTGCAGTGTCCGGGTTTGCATCCAGCCCCCAGCCTGGCTCACGTCGGAGCCTGAAGCGGCTGCTTCATCGCACGGACCGCGGGAGGCTCCGCGCCAGAAGGTCGGGAGCTGCTTGGGGCGCACCCCGGCTGCCCGCACCACGCGGCCGAGCGAGCGGCTTTGCGCCGCGAGGCCTTTTGGGCCTGCGGAGCCGCCGTCTACGTGAGTGACGCCACTGGCAGGGAGGGCGGAAGTGAAGGGGCGCGGCAAGATGGAGGGGACGCTGGAGCAGCACTTGGAGGACACGTACGGGCCGGGGCAGGGCCGCTGGAGCCGCACCGGGGCCGGGGGGAGCGGCGCAGGGCCCGCGGGGACCCGCCGGGGACCGGGGGGGTGGGGGCGGCTGGGGCCGGGCCTGTGGAGCCGCAccggggcaggaggagggccGCGGCCGGCCTGCCCTCACCGCCCTGTGTCTGTTCCCCCCGCAGCATGAAGAGCCCGGCCGTGGTGGGCGTCCTGTGCACGGACTCGCAGGGGCTCAACCTGGGCTGTGAGTACCCGAGCCCCACCGGAGAGCAGGGGCTGGCGGTGCTGGGCCTTGCCCGGTGTGGGGGTACCGGGCCCCCGTGCTTTGAGCACACTGGGCCCGGTCCTGCTGCAGCCTCGCACCCGCCTTTGCGTGCCCCCCAgggcccccccagccccacggcaCTCACCCCCCGCCGTACACTGAGAGGAGCCAGAGCCAGCTCGTTCTGCCGCTGGGATTCAGGCTTCCGGTGGCTCGAGGGCACCAACGCGGGGAGATGCTGCATGGGCTGTCAAGGGAGGCGGGAGCGGCCCCCACAGCTCCGGAGGGGATCTGTTTATGTGGAGGcacatggaatggtttgggttggaaggggtctGTAAAGGTCACTTAATCCAACCCTCTCCCAGTGGGGAAGCGCTGTTGTTCCTGATGGATGTGGCTTCAGCCAACGTCTCCCACCCCTTGCAGGCAGAGGAACCCTCTCGGATGAGCACGCTGGTGTCATCTCTGTGCTTGCGCAGCAGGCAGCCAAGCTCACCTCTGACCCGACCGACACCCCCGTGGTGTGCCTGGAGTCGGACAGCGGGTGAGTTCCCAGCCAGGGGCTGCCGCTTTTCCCCCTGTCTGCTCTGGGGCTCTCCTCAtgctgagctgagctggggGAACTCTGAAGCCATGGGGGAAGGTACTGACTGCCATGGGCATGGGAattagaatcccagcctggtttgtgttggaagggacgttaaagctcctccagctccaacccctgccacaggcagggaccccttccactggagcagcttgctccaagcccctgtgtccaacctggccttgagcactgccagggatggggcagccacagctcctctgggcaccctgtgccagcgcctcagcaccctcacagggaagagcttctgcctaagatccaacctgaacttcccctgtttcagtctgaacccatcaccccttgtcctgtcactgcagtccctgatgaagagtccctccccagcatccttgtagcccccttcagaccctggaagctgctctcaggtctccccacagcttctcttgtccaggctgagcagccccagtgttctcagcctggctccatacgagaggtgctccagcccctggtcatccttgtggcctcctctggccttgctccagcagctccatgtcttcCATAGGCTGAGggcatcagaactgcacacagtgctgtaaGTGGGGtatcacaagagcagagggcagGATCTAGAAGTCTCTACATTCATGGGAGCTCAAGCAGCAGGAACTGCAGTAGCAGTAAGAAACCTTTCAGGGGTGGTGGTTACTGCAGCTCTATTTTCTTCCGCACTTGGGATCCCCACAATAACAAAGCCAGCCCTGGAGCCAGTTATTGTTGTAGGCAAAGACTTCTCCAGCAGAAAAGACGCAGCAACCATAGGTCTAGTGCTGagctggaggtgctgcagccactgactgatacccctGTCCCTTCTCCAACCCAAGTTGGCTCCTCCTTATCCCAGCACTTTTCTTGATCTAGGAACATCATGATCCAGAAGCACGACAGCATCACCGTAGCAGTCCATAAGCTGGCGTCCTGACCACCAGGAACCTGTGCAGCGCATCATTCCCACCCCTGGcccagctcctcctcactggacaacctccctcctctgctgctcGAGCCCAGAACACGCCTGCAGTACCAAACCTGGGCTGAAGGTTCCCCCTCTCCACTGAACCAGCTCCTTCTGCAGCTATCGGGGTCTCTAACTCACACTTTTAGCACTTGTGCTGCTGAGGATGAAATGTGGGTCACTCACCAAGCTTGTGTAATGATCAGATACTACAGGGTGTATTTGTGTGCGTGGCTTTAGTTGTTGGAGGAATCAATAAATGACCTGCAAAAACACCTTTGCTTCCCTTTGTTCCAGCTGTGAAAACCATGGCCATGGCTTTGCCCTGATTCCAAAGCCAAGTGAGGTGATTTCTCCCACTCCCTTCTTCactagcatttcgctggagggCAGCAATAGTGCACCAAGACTTGGGAGTAGTAGAGGCTCCTCCAACAGACAAGGTGCAAACACTTCCCAAGGAATTTCTCCCTGGAAATGTTTACCCTCCTCTAGTTACACATCCAGTGTGTAAGTTACTTGCTTACTGTGCCTTGGATTGAAGTTCAGCCCTACACATGGTGGTCCTGGCTGCCTGGTCCCCTCGTGAACTGTTAATGGATGTTGACAACATCCTCATAAATCCAGACCTCTCTCCCTCTTAGAGATTCCGGCATTTGAAATGGTGCAGGGAAACAATCCTGCACAAAGGCTTTCCCCTTGGAACACTACACTCAAAAGCTTCCTGTGTGTGAGGCAGTGGAAGGGAGCTGGCCTGCAGCTGTGCTCGTGCGTGCAGTGAAGGGGAAGCTCCACAGCAGAGCACGAGAGCCAGGAAATGGGGCTGGCTCCCAGATAAAAGGGTGGTCACGCTGCTGGGACTCTGCTGCTAGGAGCAGCTCTGTTTATCAGCGGCATTCACAATCTCACAGTCACTGCTGTGCTTAAATCACGCTCCCTGCAACCCCCAGTTCACTTAAAAGCTTAATGCAC of Lathamus discolor isolate bLatDis1 chromosome 19, bLatDis1.hap1, whole genome shotgun sequence contains these proteins:
- the LAMTOR5 gene encoding ragulator complex protein LAMTOR5 isoform X1, coding for MEGTLEQHLEDTMKSPAVVGVLCTDSQGLNLGWPPQPHGTHPPPYTERSQSQLVLPLGFRLPVARGHQRGEMLHGLSREAGAAPTAPEGICLCGGTWNGLGWKGSVKVT
- the LAMTOR5 gene encoding ragulator complex protein LAMTOR5 isoform X2: MEGTLEQHLEDTMKSPAVVGVLCTDSQGLNLGCRGTLSDEHAGVISVLAQQAAKLTSDPTDTPVVCLESDSGNIMIQKHDSITVAVHKLAS